From the Microbacterium thalassium genome, one window contains:
- a CDS encoding MarR family winged helix-turn-helix transcriptional regulator produces the protein MNDSAAPAPPADHDVLAPAAADLRMAVFRFARRLRAERAIDAMSDGQFAVLAVLKVYGAHSLGELAERERVTAPSMNRTVNCLEESGWVQRAPDEDDRRKVNVSLTEAGLEVVEETVRRRDAWVEEVLADLDDADRAALARAAAIMEEAAAK, from the coding sequence ATGAACGACTCCGCCGCCCCCGCTCCCCCCGCCGATCACGACGTCCTCGCACCGGCCGCGGCCGACCTGCGCATGGCGGTGTTCCGCTTCGCGCGGCGTCTGCGCGCCGAGCGCGCGATCGACGCGATGAGCGACGGGCAGTTCGCCGTGCTCGCGGTGCTCAAGGTGTACGGAGCCCACAGCCTGGGCGAACTCGCCGAGCGCGAGCGCGTGACGGCCCCGTCGATGAACCGCACCGTGAACTGCCTCGAGGAGTCGGGGTGGGTGCAGCGCGCTCCCGACGAGGACGACCGCCGCAAGGTCAACGTCTCGCTCACCGAGGCGGGCCTCGAGGTCGTCGAAGAGACCGTGCGACGCCGTGACGCGTGGGTGGAAGAGGTGCTCGCCGACCTCGACGACGCCGACCGTGCCGCCCTCGCGCGGGCCGCGGCGATCATGGAGGAGGCGGCGGCCAAGTGA
- a CDS encoding MFS transporter: MFRSFTTFNYRIWFLGALVSNIGGWMQATAQDWVVLTELTDNNAAAMGVTMALQFGPPLVLVSLTGWVADRFDRRRILFVTQSALLLLATGAGVLLLTGVMTLPIMFGFAAAFGVANAFDAPARQAFVSDVVSREHASNAIALNSASFNLARLIGPAVGGLLIVAVGTGWVFVINAVTFLAMILALSAMHSRELVPRVRQTGRARLSEGFRYVWGRPDLRVAFIMVFLLGAFGMNFPIFASTMALEFGQEADGYGLLSSILAIGSFAGALLAARRDRARVRVMVLAAGGFGVASLVSAVMPTYGLYALALVFVGFSTVTMLTTANGYVQTTTDPALRGRVLALYMAVIMGSTPIGAPITGWVASTFGPRVAITVGGIAVLGAFAIGAVWMLSSGRVRRHEEKRFRLTIDETRPVSVVDAVPEDFSEEVATTSPITLPELPERRVPHTAS; encoded by the coding sequence ATGTTCCGGTCTTTCACGACCTTCAACTACCGCATCTGGTTCCTCGGCGCGCTCGTGTCGAACATCGGCGGATGGATGCAGGCGACCGCCCAGGACTGGGTCGTCCTCACCGAGCTCACCGACAACAACGCCGCCGCGATGGGCGTGACGATGGCGCTGCAGTTCGGGCCGCCGCTGGTCCTCGTCAGCCTGACGGGCTGGGTGGCTGACCGCTTCGACAGGCGCCGCATCCTGTTCGTCACGCAGTCCGCCCTGCTGCTGCTGGCGACCGGAGCCGGTGTGCTGCTGCTCACCGGGGTCATGACTCTCCCCATCATGTTCGGCTTCGCGGCGGCCTTCGGCGTCGCCAACGCGTTCGACGCGCCGGCCCGCCAGGCCTTCGTGTCGGATGTGGTCTCCCGCGAGCACGCCTCGAACGCGATCGCGCTCAATTCGGCGTCCTTCAACCTCGCCCGCCTCATCGGCCCGGCCGTCGGCGGTCTGCTGATCGTCGCCGTCGGGACCGGCTGGGTCTTCGTCATCAACGCCGTGACGTTCCTCGCGATGATCCTCGCTCTGAGTGCCATGCACTCCCGCGAGCTCGTGCCCCGCGTGCGGCAGACGGGTCGCGCGCGCCTGTCGGAGGGCTTCCGCTACGTCTGGGGCCGCCCCGATCTGCGCGTGGCGTTCATCATGGTGTTCCTCCTCGGCGCGTTCGGCATGAACTTCCCGATCTTCGCCTCGACGATGGCCCTGGAGTTCGGCCAGGAGGCCGACGGCTACGGGCTGCTCAGCTCGATCCTCGCGATCGGCTCGTTCGCGGGTGCCCTGCTGGCGGCCCGCCGCGACCGCGCCCGCGTGCGCGTCATGGTGCTCGCCGCCGGCGGGTTCGGTGTGGCGTCGCTGGTGTCCGCCGTGATGCCGACCTACGGGCTGTACGCCCTCGCGCTGGTGTTCGTCGGCTTCTCGACCGTGACGATGCTGACCACCGCGAACGGCTACGTGCAGACCACGACCGACCCGGCCCTGCGCGGGCGCGTGCTCGCGCTGTACATGGCGGTCATCATGGGCAGCACGCCCATCGGCGCGCCCATCACCGGCTGGGTGGCCTCGACCTTCGGGCCCCGCGTCGCGATCACCGTGGGCGGCATCGCCGTCCTCGGCGCGTTCGCGATCGGGGCGGTCTGGATGCTGTCGTCGGGACGTGTGCGCCGCCACGAGGAGAAGCGCTTCCGGCTCACGATCGACGAGACCCGCCCCGTCTCGGTCGTCGACGCCGTGCCCGAGGACTTCAGCGAAGAGGTCGCCACGACCTCGCCGATCACGCTGCCGGAGCTGCCGGAGCGCCGCGTGCCGCACACCGCGAGCTGA
- a CDS encoding glycoside hydrolase family 3 protein, translated as MATRKEIKTDARTRLAEEKAAAKERRAELKAMTPEERSEAKAADRAAARAAQQERKAARASMNRAERREAKRRERAYKRTKHRPRRLVGWGIGTVAVVGVVVLVAPYASGIARSAALTFTDDTPAAAAAREAAVPVAEAVSDEGIVLLKNEDEVLPLSDGTVNVFSFASFNLQLGGGGSGGGASEGAPTLYEALEAQGVTCNQELYAVMEDAGAEHEVGSSNAFVQIAGALIGGDEGEPAPDYLTDDVMAQAAGFSDTAIVVVGNAGSEGSDFTADTLRLSEEQTALLDRVTASIPNVIVVVNSGNQMELGFLDEYPEITGAVWIGTPGPQGAVSLAKVLTGEVNPSGRLTDTYAYDVESAPATENLGDYSYENVGRAFLDYEEGIYVGYRYYETRYAGDAAYDQIVQFPFGYGLSYTTFDWTDAQVTVGDEVVMVDVTVTNTGDVAGKDVVEVYFAAPYTPGGIEKSAIELAGYAKTSLLEPGQTETVAVTFATRDMSSWSEDAQAYVLEKGDYDIVVGTDVSSPVFTVGTTVGAEVVYDTDDATGESLESLFDDAEGDLTYLSRDDWDGTYPTTPEGDTVASDELLALMNPELVPVTEGEAPAYGADNGLMLEDLKGLDYDDPQWEVFLDQLTLEEQIDLFSYGAYLTESVDRLGIPAITMLDSPAGLNSLFSSLDSAFYPSEIVIASTWNDALAYEVGASVAAEAAAYGIDVWYAPGMNLHRTAMGGRDFEYFSEDPLLSGKMAAGMVSGAEENGLPTTMKHFALNDQEVNARSGINVFVSEQALRELYLRPFEITVKESPVSGAMSSFINIGGVWAGGNGELLQDVLRDEWGFEGFVITDAVLGGWMDPVQAALNGNDLMLAALNPSGTASTMAQAAEEDPIGIGNALRDRVHAVLFTVLKTNQFA; from the coding sequence ATGGCAACACGGAAAGAGATCAAGACCGACGCCCGCACGCGGCTCGCCGAGGAGAAGGCGGCCGCGAAGGAGCGTCGCGCCGAGCTGAAGGCGATGACGCCCGAGGAGCGGTCGGAGGCCAAGGCCGCCGACCGCGCCGCGGCACGCGCCGCGCAGCAGGAGCGCAAGGCCGCGCGCGCGTCGATGAATCGCGCCGAGCGCCGCGAGGCGAAGCGCCGCGAGCGCGCCTACAAGCGGACCAAGCACCGCCCCCGCCGACTGGTCGGCTGGGGCATCGGAACCGTCGCGGTCGTGGGCGTCGTGGTCCTGGTAGCGCCGTACGCGTCGGGCATCGCCCGCAGCGCCGCCCTCACGTTCACCGACGACACGCCGGCGGCGGCCGCCGCCCGCGAGGCCGCAGTTCCCGTGGCCGAGGCCGTCTCGGACGAGGGCATCGTGCTCCTCAAGAACGAGGACGAGGTGCTCCCGCTCTCGGACGGCACCGTCAACGTCTTCTCGTTCGCGTCCTTCAACCTCCAACTCGGCGGCGGCGGCTCGGGCGGCGGCGCCTCGGAGGGCGCGCCGACCCTGTACGAGGCCCTCGAAGCGCAGGGCGTGACGTGCAACCAGGAGCTGTACGCCGTCATGGAGGATGCCGGTGCGGAGCACGAGGTCGGTTCGTCCAACGCCTTCGTGCAGATCGCCGGTGCCCTCATCGGCGGCGACGAGGGGGAGCCGGCGCCCGACTATCTGACCGACGACGTCATGGCGCAGGCCGCAGGGTTCTCGGACACCGCGATCGTCGTCGTCGGGAACGCCGGATCCGAGGGGTCCGACTTCACCGCCGACACGCTGCGCCTCAGCGAGGAGCAGACGGCTCTGCTCGACCGCGTGACGGCGAGCATCCCGAACGTCATCGTGGTCGTCAACTCGGGCAACCAGATGGAGCTCGGCTTCCTCGACGAGTACCCCGAGATCACGGGCGCCGTCTGGATCGGCACCCCCGGACCGCAGGGCGCCGTCTCGCTCGCGAAGGTGCTGACCGGCGAGGTCAACCCGTCGGGCCGCCTCACCGACACCTACGCCTACGACGTCGAGTCCGCCCCCGCGACGGAGAACCTCGGCGACTACTCGTACGAGAACGTCGGGCGCGCCTTCCTCGACTACGAAGAGGGCATCTATGTCGGCTACCGCTACTACGAGACCCGCTACGCGGGCGACGCGGCCTACGACCAGATCGTCCAGTTCCCGTTCGGCTATGGGCTGAGCTACACGACGTTCGACTGGACCGACGCGCAGGTCACCGTCGGCGACGAGGTCGTCATGGTCGACGTGACGGTGACCAACACCGGCGACGTGGCGGGCAAGGACGTCGTCGAAGTGTACTTCGCAGCGCCGTACACCCCCGGCGGCATCGAGAAGTCGGCGATCGAGCTCGCCGGCTATGCCAAGACGTCGCTGCTCGAGCCCGGGCAGACCGAGACCGTCGCGGTGACCTTCGCGACGCGCGACATGTCGTCGTGGAGCGAGGACGCCCAGGCCTACGTCCTCGAGAAGGGCGACTACGACATCGTCGTGGGCACCGACGTGAGCAGCCCCGTGTTCACCGTCGGGACCACCGTCGGCGCCGAGGTCGTCTACGACACCGACGACGCGACGGGCGAGAGCCTGGAGAGCCTGTTCGACGACGCCGAGGGCGACCTCACGTACCTGTCGCGCGACGACTGGGACGGAACCTACCCCACGACGCCCGAGGGCGACACCGTGGCATCCGACGAGCTGCTCGCGCTGATGAACCCCGAGCTCGTTCCCGTCACGGAGGGCGAGGCGCCGGCCTACGGTGCCGACAACGGCCTGATGCTCGAGGACCTGAAGGGTCTCGACTACGACGACCCGCAGTGGGAGGTCTTCCTCGACCAGCTGACCCTCGAGGAGCAGATCGACCTCTTCTCGTACGGCGCGTACCTCACCGAGTCGGTGGACCGTCTCGGCATCCCCGCGATCACGATGCTCGACAGCCCCGCGGGCCTGAACTCGCTGTTCAGCTCGCTGGACTCGGCGTTCTACCCGTCCGAGATCGTCATCGCGTCGACCTGGAACGACGCGCTCGCCTACGAGGTCGGCGCCTCGGTGGCCGCTGAGGCGGCGGCCTACGGCATCGACGTCTGGTACGCGCCGGGCATGAACCTGCACCGCACGGCGATGGGCGGACGCGACTTCGAGTACTTCTCAGAGGACCCGCTGCTCAGCGGCAAGATGGCCGCCGGCATGGTGTCGGGCGCCGAGGAGAACGGTCTGCCGACCACGATGAAGCACTTCGCGCTCAACGACCAGGAGGTCAACGCGCGCTCGGGCATCAACGTGTTCGTGTCCGAGCAGGCGCTCCGCGAGCTGTACCTGCGCCCGTTCGAGATCACGGTCAAGGAGTCGCCCGTGTCGGGCGCCATGTCCTCGTTCATCAACATCGGCGGCGTGTGGGCCGGCGGCAACGGGGAGCTGCTGCAGGATGTGCTCCGCGACGAGTGGGGCTTCGAGGGCTTCGTCATCACCGACGCCGTCCTGGGCGGATGGATGGACCCCGTGCAGGCGGCCCTGAACGGGAACGACCTGATGCTCGCGGCGCTGAACCCCAGCGGGACGGCCTCCACCATGGCCCAGGCGGCCGAGGAGGACCCGATCGGCATCGGAAACGCCCTGCGCGACCGCGTCCACGCCGTGCTGTTCACCGTGCTCAAGACGAACCAGTTCGCCTGA
- a CDS encoding alpha/beta hydrolase family esterase encodes MDTVERDSDRAEIDVTAPARRPRRRLRKALIITGSVLGAIVLSLGALAAWFLYAAAPAEPELDADVVRSSIEVDGMAREYVAVVPADLPADAPVVFAFHGSRMDAEGMRAASGYRFDELAAERGFVAVYPEGYEQTWHDCRATTPYPAREDDVDDVAFVEAMVADLTDAYGTSTERVFATGLSNGGHMSLRLATEAPDVVHGVAAFAAAYPADESNVCEWEGEAVPTMLVLGTADPINPFDGGDAGTFGGSLGTVLSADDSAAFLADRAGDATTAEVAAYANADAAGETDVTRTVYGGDAPVVLFAVEGGGHVVPNPTYAQPRVMGATTSHLDGPLAAVDFFGID; translated from the coding sequence ATGGACACCGTGGAGAGGGACAGCGACAGGGCGGAGATCGACGTCACCGCCCCCGCCCGCCGGCCCCGCCGCCGGCTGCGTAAGGCGCTCATCATCACCGGCTCGGTTCTCGGCGCGATCGTGCTGTCCCTCGGGGCGCTCGCCGCGTGGTTCCTGTACGCCGCCGCGCCGGCCGAGCCCGAGCTGGACGCCGACGTCGTCCGCAGCTCGATCGAGGTCGACGGGATGGCGCGCGAGTACGTCGCCGTCGTCCCGGCGGACCTCCCCGCCGATGCGCCGGTGGTGTTCGCGTTCCACGGATCGCGGATGGATGCCGAGGGCATGCGCGCGGCATCCGGCTATCGCTTCGACGAACTCGCGGCGGAGCGCGGCTTCGTCGCGGTCTATCCCGAGGGCTACGAGCAGACGTGGCACGACTGCCGTGCCACGACGCCCTACCCGGCGCGCGAAGACGACGTCGACGACGTCGCCTTCGTCGAGGCGATGGTCGCCGATCTGACCGACGCGTACGGCACGAGCACCGAACGGGTGTTCGCGACGGGCCTGTCGAACGGCGGACACATGTCGCTGCGTCTCGCGACCGAGGCCCCGGACGTCGTGCACGGCGTGGCAGCCTTCGCCGCGGCGTACCCGGCGGACGAGAGCAACGTGTGCGAGTGGGAGGGCGAGGCCGTCCCGACGATGCTCGTACTCGGCACCGCAGACCCGATCAACCCGTTCGACGGCGGTGATGCCGGCACGTTCGGCGGATCGCTGGGCACGGTGCTCTCGGCGGACGACAGCGCCGCATTCCTCGCGGACCGCGCCGGCGATGCCACCACGGCCGAGGTCGCGGCGTACGCGAACGCGGATGCCGCGGGCGAGACCGACGTCACCCGCACGGTCTACGGCGGTGACGCGCCCGTCGTCCTGTTCGCGGTCGAGGGCGGCGGCCACGTCGTCCCGAACCCGACGTACGCGCAGCCGCGTGTCATGGGAGCGACGACGTCCCACCTCGACGGCCCGCTCGCGGCGGTCGACTTCTTCGGCATCGACTGA